The Halorhabdus sp. BNX81 genome includes a region encoding these proteins:
- a CDS encoding FAD synthase — translation MTTVVAQGTFDLLHPGHLHYLREAAGMGDQLHVILARRENVTHKDPPILPNEQRREMVAALEPVDEAIVGHADDIFVPVERIDPDILVLGYDQHHDRGDIADVLAERGIDCVVKRASEYEPDYEGAVLSTGRIIERILETRD, via the coding sequence ATGACCACCGTCGTCGCCCAGGGCACCTTTGACTTGCTCCATCCGGGCCACCTCCACTATCTCCGCGAGGCTGCCGGGATGGGTGATCAGCTTCACGTCATCCTCGCCCGGCGGGAGAACGTCACCCACAAGGACCCGCCGATCCTGCCGAACGAACAGCGCCGCGAGATGGTCGCCGCGCTCGAGCCGGTCGACGAGGCGATTGTCGGCCACGCCGATGATATCTTCGTCCCCGTCGAGCGGATCGACCCCGACATTCTGGTGCTCGGCTACGACCAGCATCACGACCGGGGGGACATCGCCGACGTGCTCGCCGAGCGCGGGATCGACTGCGTGGTCAAGCGGGCCAGCGAGTACGAACCCGATTACGAAGGGGCCGTCCTCTCGACGGGGCGGATCATCGAGCGGATTCTCGAAACGCGGGACTGA
- a CDS encoding OB-fold nucleic acid binding domain-containing protein, whose amino-acid sequence MPISSDSNAGSADPDSSDGDRPVVYDLDPRCTFEDVEAGEQYHATVNGVVEYGVFVDLSEEVSGLVHESNLHGGYNRGDKLIVALEDVRENGDLAFAERRPGDYRTVAVEADTDVESPDLTDNVGESVRLEGEVVQIKQTGGPTIFHIRDGESVVPCAAFEDAGVRAYPDVDIDDLVQIRGRVEERDGGIQIEVESLERVTEEAAVDLKARLEESTREAAAPHDVEPLVEWDALDPLLDDLEAVARRLRRAVLEGRPVRMRHHADGDGIAASVPLAVALENFIEEVHADADASRHLLKRLPSRAPYYEMEDVTRDLNHALESRERHGQKLPLLMMLDNGSTEEDVPAYQNLAHYDVPIVVIDHHHPDPEAVEGLVDDHVNPYLHDEDYRITTGMLCVELARMIDPDLTDDLTHVPAVAGLADRSEAEAMADYLALAEGAGYEQADLRDIGEALDYATHWLRYDDGGPLITDVLNVACDDRDRHEEIVEFLATRAERDVEEQLDAAIDHVEHEELDNGAHLYRLDVENAARRFTYPAPGKTTGTIHDRKVEETGDPVITIGYGPDFAVLRSDGVRLDIPTMVTELREEIPGGGVSGGGHLVVGSIKFVEGRREDVVDALVEKMADAEIDEELHSSAALPDDV is encoded by the coding sequence ATGCCGATTTCGTCAGATTCCAACGCCGGAAGCGCCGATCCGGATTCTTCGGACGGCGACCGTCCGGTCGTCTACGATCTCGATCCTCGTTGTACGTTTGAGGACGTCGAAGCGGGCGAGCAGTACCACGCGACGGTCAACGGCGTCGTCGAGTACGGCGTCTTCGTCGATCTCTCCGAGGAAGTCTCGGGGCTGGTTCACGAGTCGAACCTCCATGGCGGCTACAACCGCGGCGACAAACTCATCGTTGCCCTCGAAGACGTCCGTGAAAACGGCGATCTCGCGTTCGCCGAACGTCGGCCGGGCGATTACCGCACCGTTGCCGTCGAAGCCGATACGGACGTCGAGAGTCCCGACCTCACTGACAACGTCGGCGAATCAGTTCGGCTGGAAGGTGAAGTCGTCCAGATCAAACAGACCGGAGGCCCCACGATCTTCCATATTCGGGACGGCGAGTCGGTCGTCCCGTGTGCCGCCTTCGAGGACGCGGGCGTCAGGGCATACCCCGATGTCGACATCGACGATTTGGTCCAGATCCGCGGGCGCGTCGAGGAACGCGACGGCGGCATCCAGATCGAAGTCGAATCCCTGGAGCGAGTCACGGAGGAAGCCGCGGTTGATCTCAAGGCTCGACTCGAAGAGTCAACCCGGGAGGCCGCCGCCCCTCACGATGTCGAACCGCTCGTCGAGTGGGACGCACTCGATCCACTGCTCGATGACCTCGAAGCTGTCGCCCGCCGACTCCGTCGCGCCGTGCTCGAAGGACGCCCCGTTCGGATGCGCCATCACGCCGACGGCGACGGGATCGCTGCGAGCGTCCCGCTCGCGGTCGCCCTCGAGAACTTCATCGAGGAGGTCCATGCCGACGCCGACGCCTCACGGCACCTGCTCAAGCGCCTCCCGAGCCGTGCGCCGTACTACGAGATGGAGGACGTCACCCGCGACCTCAATCACGCCCTGGAGAGTCGCGAGCGCCACGGCCAGAAGCTCCCGCTGCTGATGATGCTGGACAACGGCTCGACCGAGGAGGACGTCCCGGCCTATCAGAACCTGGCCCACTACGACGTCCCGATCGTCGTGATCGATCACCACCACCCCGATCCCGAGGCGGTCGAGGGCCTCGTCGACGACCACGTCAATCCCTACCTTCACGACGAGGACTACCGGATCACGACGGGCATGCTCTGTGTCGAACTCGCCCGCATGATCGACCCCGACCTGACCGACGACCTCACGCACGTCCCGGCGGTCGCCGGCCTGGCCGACCGCTCGGAGGCCGAGGCGATGGCCGACTACCTCGCACTGGCCGAGGGGGCCGGCTACGAGCAGGCGGACCTCCGTGACATCGGCGAGGCGCTCGATTACGCCACTCACTGGCTTCGCTACGACGACGGCGGCCCGCTGATCACCGACGTCCTCAACGTCGCGTGTGACGATCGCGATCGCCACGAGGAGATCGTTGAGTTCCTCGCGACGCGGGCCGAACGCGACGTGGAGGAGCAACTCGACGCGGCGATAGACCACGTCGAGCACGAGGAACTCGACAACGGCGCACATCTCTACCGCCTCGACGTCGAGAACGCCGCCCGGCGGTTCACCTACCCCGCCCCCGGCAAGACGACGGGGACCATCCACGACCGGAAGGTCGAGGAGACCGGCGACCCCGTCATCACGATCGGGTACGGTCCCGACTTCGCCGTCCTCCGGAGCGACGGCGTCCGGCTGGACATCCCCACGATGGTGACCGAACTCCGCGAGGAGATCCCAGGTGGCGGTGTCAGCGGCGGCGGCCACCTGGTCGTCGGGTCGATCAAGTTCGTCGAGGGCCGGCGCGAGGACGTCGTCGACGCCCTCGTCGAGAAGATGGCCGACGCCGAGATCGACGAGGAACTCCACAGTTCGGCCGCGCTTCCCGACGACGTCTGA
- a CDS encoding Mov34/MPN/PAD-1 family protein, whose translation MRLFRSAGVVGIAEAALSFALAASRDSHPHEYMGMLRGEDARSLGLDRDGTVITDVLVIPGTESNSVSATVKTSMIPNDVQSVGSVHSHPNGVLRPSDADLASFQRGDVHLIVGAPYERGDWQAFDSDGEPIELPVFDVEPPEESFFDFTQEDIDRELREESDNWEGRR comes from the coding sequence ATGCGGCTGTTTCGCTCCGCGGGTGTCGTCGGCATCGCCGAGGCCGCCCTGTCGTTCGCGCTTGCAGCCAGTCGCGACAGCCACCCCCACGAGTACATGGGGATGCTCCGGGGCGAGGATGCGCGTTCGCTCGGCCTCGACCGGGACGGGACAGTCATCACGGACGTCCTCGTCATTCCGGGGACTGAATCGAATTCGGTGAGTGCGACCGTCAAGACGAGTATGATTCCCAATGATGTCCAGAGCGTGGGCTCGGTTCACTCTCATCCCAACGGCGTCCTCAGACCGAGCGACGCCGACCTGGCTTCCTTTCAGCGTGGGGACGTCCACCTCATCGTCGGCGCCCCCTACGAGCGCGGCGACTGGCAGGCCTTCGACAGCGACGGGGAACCGATCGAGTTGCCGGTTTTCGACGTCGAACCACCCGAGGAGTCCTTTTTCGACTTCACGCAGGAAGATATCGACCGGGAACTCCGCGAGGAGAGCGACAACTGGGAGGGACGGCGCTGA
- the purE gene encoding 5-(carboxyamino)imidazole ribonucleotide mutase encodes MTSESVQSLIDQLEAEAEMDRPTDETPEIGIIMGSDSDLDVMAGSESGRPGAYDVLTDELDFVEQTDYEDAPDARFTFETFVVSAHRTPELMYAYAETAEDRGLDVIIAGAGGKSADLPNMTASIAYPLPVIGVPVQEKSLPSVIGMPQGAPIVAVDAGKSFNAALSAVQILARHHPELRERLVEYHQGLKQDVGEVSRSLHELGTPDFREK; translated from the coding sequence ATGACGAGCGAAAGCGTCCAGTCACTGATCGACCAGCTCGAAGCAGAGGCGGAGATGGACCGTCCCACCGATGAAACCCCGGAGATCGGGATCATCATGGGTTCGGATTCGGATCTCGACGTGATGGCCGGCTCCGAATCCGGCCGGCCGGGTGCCTACGACGTCCTGACCGATGAACTCGACTTTGTTGAACAGACTGACTACGAGGACGCGCCCGACGCGCGGTTCACCTTCGAGACGTTCGTCGTCTCGGCCCACCGAACGCCCGAACTGATGTACGCCTACGCCGAGACCGCCGAGGATCGTGGACTCGATGTCATCATCGCCGGCGCGGGCGGGAAGAGCGCCGACCTGCCGAACATGACCGCCTCGATCGCCTACCCGCTGCCCGTCATCGGCGTTCCCGTCCAGGAGAAGTCCCTCCCGTCGGTGATCGGGATGCCCCAGGGCGCGCCGATCGTGGCCGTCGACGCCGGGAAGTCCTTCAACGCCGCCCTCTCGGCCGTCCAGATCCTCGCCCGACACCATCCGGAGCTCCGGGAGCGGCTCGTCGAGTACCACCAGGGGCTGAAACAGGACGTCGGCGAGGTCTCGCGGAGCCTCCACGAACTGGGGACGCCCGACTTTCGGGAGAAGTGA
- a CDS encoding 5-(carboxyamino)imidazole ribonucleotide synthase: protein MTTTLPGPTVGVVGGGQLGRMLGEAAAPLGIEVIVVDPTPDAPASPVVADQIVAEFDDPDALAELAERADFLTYEIELAGTGVLETVSRETGTPVHPKPETLSLIEDKLVQKRRLEDAGVPVPEFRGVDSVDELRDALDELGYPAMLKAREGGYDGRGNVPIESPDDVEAAFETIVEAAPASTPEDPSGAAMVEGFVDFKRELAVMGVRGDGERDTFPVTETIHREEILRETVSPPRAGPAVRERACEVALDVLDVMEGRGVFGIELFQGPDDEILLNEIAPRPHNSGHWTIEGALTSQFEQHLRAVVGWPLGATDRRSPTVTANVLGDVDERQDATLRSVNRVLETDGVSMHYYGKEAVSRLRKMGHVTQVGDDDADPGELLERTREVRDELTFQPS, encoded by the coding sequence ATGACTACCACGCTACCAGGCCCGACCGTCGGCGTCGTCGGTGGGGGGCAACTCGGCCGGATGCTCGGCGAGGCGGCCGCCCCGCTCGGGATCGAGGTGATCGTCGTCGATCCGACGCCCGACGCGCCCGCGTCACCGGTCGTCGCCGATCAGATCGTCGCCGAGTTTGACGATCCTGACGCGCTCGCCGAACTCGCCGAGCGCGCGGATTTCCTCACTTACGAGATCGAACTCGCCGGGACGGGCGTCCTCGAAACGGTGAGCCGGGAGACGGGGACGCCCGTTCACCCGAAGCCCGAGACGCTGTCGCTCATCGAGGACAAACTCGTCCAGAAGCGTCGCCTCGAAGACGCCGGTGTGCCGGTGCCCGAATTCCGCGGTGTGGACTCCGTCGACGAACTGCGCGATGCACTCGACGAACTGGGCTATCCGGCCATGCTGAAAGCCAGAGAGGGTGGCTATGACGGCCGCGGGAACGTCCCGATCGAGTCGCCCGACGACGTCGAAGCGGCCTTCGAGACGATCGTCGAGGCCGCGCCAGCTTCGACACCCGAAGATCCGTCCGGGGCGGCGATGGTCGAGGGATTCGTCGACTTCAAGCGCGAACTCGCCGTCATGGGTGTCCGGGGCGACGGCGAGCGCGATACCTTCCCCGTCACCGAGACGATCCACCGCGAGGAGATCCTCCGGGAAACTGTCTCACCACCCCGCGCAGGCCCGGCGGTCCGCGAACGCGCTTGCGAGGTCGCCCTGGACGTCCTGGATGTTATGGAGGGCCGGGGCGTCTTCGGCATCGAGTTGTTCCAGGGTCCCGACGACGAGATCCTGCTCAACGAGATTGCGCCGCGCCCGCACAACTCCGGCCACTGGACGATTGAAGGCGCGCTCACCTCGCAGTTCGAACAGCACCTGCGGGCCGTGGTCGGCTGGCCGCTCGGGGCGACCGATCGACGGTCGCCGACGGTAACTGCGAACGTCCTCGGCGACGTCGACGAGCGACAGGATGCGACGCTCCGGAGCGTTAATCGGGTGCTCGAAACCGACGGCGTGTCGATGCATTACTACGGGAAAGAGGCGGTCTCTCGTCTGCGGAAGATGGGGCACGTGACGCAGGTCGGGGACGACGACGCCGACCCGGGCGAGCTACTCGAACGGACGCGTGAGGTCCGCGACGAGCTGACGTTCCAGCCGAGTTGA
- a CDS encoding flippase activity-associated protein Agl23 → MPEVSAADSPSPDGLARIRATVAAHPVVVAVLAITTIGLLARFAILGSRIAHWDEARVAYWVDYTFETGRFAYNSHTHGPVIQHLSRYLFGILGPSDTTIRIPAAIIGGLLPVSALLYREHLRDVEVVILSGLLSANAVLLYYSRFMRSDLLVATFMFTAFGLFVRFYDTRRIRYLYAATVCIVLGFGSKENALLYVLTWLGAGAILLDVALYRPRNYRGGLDLVATKFAQLRSRLGAVRQQPKFYATHTLGIAVVAIALFTFLFAPRGGGLDGVYHPPAGLSLWAVLGSPLQIPDLVIDTFSYVFYPGGEYFAFGDMHAVLFDRKGPPVVEATASTSALEVVPYRQRLFAMGGGLLAKAPVVIAFGLVGVFYERYLAERSRTLVLFMFFAALFSLIGYPLTLSIDTGWKWNITHVVVPLAIPAAVGLGIVGRWAITAYRRHDWIDLGLSTVVLVLVTLMITVTAVSGAYPPTDRSPDNPLVQYSQPADDLRPTTDRIQQVAATHAGTDVVIYDGSRAGEPYLREDPDDASKDFRPTCTDWREPLPINWYLAAYDAEAECEDSSEGLLDRIESDDPPPIVMTRDQDTTVPEEALERDYQPYSYRLRTHGSEATFYVHEDFREE, encoded by the coding sequence ATGCCCGAGGTTTCAGCCGCCGATTCGCCCTCCCCCGACGGACTCGCCCGGATTCGGGCAACCGTCGCCGCCCATCCCGTGGTCGTCGCTGTGCTCGCGATCACGACCATCGGGTTGCTCGCCCGCTTTGCCATCCTGGGATCGCGGATCGCCCACTGGGACGAGGCTCGTGTCGCCTACTGGGTCGATTACACGTTCGAGACCGGCCGCTTCGCGTACAACTCTCATACGCACGGCCCGGTGATCCAGCACCTCTCGCGGTATCTCTTCGGCATTCTGGGACCCAGCGACACCACGATCCGAATCCCGGCCGCGATCATCGGCGGCCTGCTCCCCGTATCTGCACTGCTCTATCGTGAGCACCTTCGGGACGTAGAGGTCGTCATCCTGTCCGGATTGCTGTCGGCTAACGCCGTCTTGCTGTACTATTCGCGGTTCATGCGCAGCGATCTGCTGGTCGCGACGTTCATGTTCACCGCGTTTGGCCTGTTCGTTCGGTTCTACGACACTCGCCGGATCCGGTATCTCTACGCGGCGACTGTCTGCATCGTGCTTGGATTCGGGTCCAAGGAGAACGCACTGCTATACGTTCTCACGTGGCTCGGTGCCGGGGCGATCCTCCTCGACGTCGCGCTCTACCGGCCCCGAAACTACCGCGGCGGGCTCGATCTCGTCGCGACGAAGTTCGCTCAGCTCCGAAGCCGTCTGGGGGCCGTCCGTCAGCAGCCCAAGTTCTACGCCACACACACCCTCGGAATCGCCGTCGTGGCTATCGCGTTGTTCACCTTCCTGTTCGCACCGCGTGGCGGTGGTCTCGACGGGGTCTATCATCCGCCGGCAGGACTGAGTCTATGGGCGGTGCTCGGTAGCCCCCTCCAGATACCGGACCTCGTGATCGACACGTTCTCGTACGTTTTCTATCCCGGTGGGGAGTACTTCGCGTTCGGGGACATGCACGCAGTCCTCTTCGATCGCAAGGGCCCGCCAGTCGTGGAAGCCACAGCTTCGACGTCAGCTCTTGAGGTTGTTCCCTACCGGCAACGCCTGTTCGCGATGGGGGGCGGTCTACTGGCGAAGGCTCCGGTTGTCATTGCCTTCGGGCTCGTCGGCGTGTTCTACGAGCGCTATCTCGCCGAACGCAGTCGGACGCTGGTGCTGTTCATGTTCTTTGCCGCCCTGTTCTCGCTGATCGGCTATCCGCTGACGCTGTCGATCGACACGGGCTGGAAGTGGAACATCACCCACGTCGTCGTCCCGCTGGCGATCCCGGCGGCCGTCGGCCTCGGCATCGTCGGCCGGTGGGCGATCACGGCGTATCGACGGCACGACTGGATCGACCTCGGCCTGTCCACCGTCGTTCTTGTGCTTGTCACGCTGATGATCACTGTCACCGCTGTCTCCGGTGCGTATCCTCCAACCGATCGCTCTCCGGACAACCCACTCGTTCAGTACTCACAACCCGCCGACGACCTCCGACCGACGACCGATCGGATCCAGCAGGTCGCCGCCACCCACGCGGGGACGGATGTCGTGATCTACGACGGTTCGAGGGCTGGCGAACCGTATCTCAGGGAGGACCCCGATGATGCCAGCAAGGATTTCCGGCCGACCTGTACCGACTGGCGGGAACCGCTCCCGATCAACTGGTATCTCGCCGCCTACGACGCTGAAGCCGAGTGTGAAGACAGCAGCGAAGGTCTCCTCGACCGAATCGAAAGCGACGATCCGCCACCGATCGTAATGACTCGGGACCAGGATACTACCGTCCCCGAGGAGGCGCTCGAAAGGGACTACCAGCCCTACTCCTATCGACTCCGGACCCACGGCTCGGAAGCGACGTTTTACGTCCACGAGGACTTCCGTGAGGAGTAA
- a CDS encoding phospholipase D-like domain-containing protein, with the protein MRRAFACLVVGLVVGVFGAGIAVAGPGPNATEQTPANASIDAIYPNPVADGDAGEYVVLSVSSETNVTGWSLADDHSTARLPNATVSGRFALSTDPARARNHTDAPVYALDGHVPLANSGETLTLRDGDRVLDSVSYEDAPEGELGRVANGAIAWEPIGKTDFAVRRGDGGQVRTFVLPDAGGLPADVLAGADDRILLAAYTFTSRDATETLIAASERGVDVQVLVEGGPVGGMSRRQARLLDRLAEDGVQVNAVGGDAARVDHHHAKYAVVDDRAMVLTENWKPAGTGGRSSRGWGVVLSDPAIVESLVDTFRADAGWRDAIPWQEFREGREFSDPSPSNGSFARRYAPRRHDARGASLLVAPDNAEGAVIERLDAAERSIDVVQAGVGGVNQSFVRALKRAADRGVEVRLLLSRAWYAVEENQAVADRLERWATEAGASLSVRLARPRDRFGKIHAKGVVVDGETVLVGSLNWNDHSARENREVVVALAGQGPAGYFGRVFADDWQAAVWRLSVGLSVVVAVAALGAVLIGRRIEFADATGTTGEDRLLAEDFGELPDREF; encoded by the coding sequence GTGCGTCGTGCGTTCGCCTGTCTGGTGGTCGGGCTGGTAGTGGGGGTGTTCGGGGCCGGTATCGCGGTTGCGGGGCCCGGCCCGAACGCGACCGAGCAGACGCCCGCCAACGCCTCCATCGACGCCATCTATCCGAACCCGGTCGCCGACGGCGACGCCGGTGAGTACGTCGTCCTCTCAGTGTCCAGCGAGACGAACGTGACTGGCTGGTCCCTGGCTGACGATCACTCGACGGCACGGCTCCCGAACGCGACCGTCTCCGGCCGCTTCGCGCTCTCGACCGATCCGGCGCGGGCGCGCAACCACACGGATGCACCCGTCTACGCACTCGATGGCCACGTTCCACTGGCCAACAGCGGCGAGACACTGACGCTCCGGGACGGTGATCGAGTGCTCGACAGCGTCAGCTACGAGGACGCCCCCGAGGGGGAACTAGGCCGCGTCGCGAACGGGGCGATCGCCTGGGAACCGATCGGGAAGACGGACTTCGCCGTGCGGCGGGGCGACGGCGGACAGGTCCGGACGTTCGTCCTTCCGGACGCGGGCGGTCTGCCGGCCGACGTGCTCGCGGGAGCCGACGACCGGATTCTGCTGGCGGCCTATACGTTCACGTCGCGGGACGCCACCGAGACCCTCATCGCCGCGAGTGAGCGCGGTGTCGACGTTCAGGTACTCGTCGAGGGTGGGCCAGTGGGTGGCATGAGTCGACGGCAAGCGCGACTCCTCGATCGACTCGCTGAGGATGGCGTGCAGGTGAACGCCGTCGGCGGGGACGCCGCCCGCGTCGATCATCACCACGCGAAGTACGCCGTCGTCGACGACCGGGCGATGGTGCTGACCGAGAACTGGAAACCCGCCGGGACTGGTGGTCGGTCGAGTCGTGGCTGGGGTGTCGTCCTTTCGGACCCAGCGATCGTCGAGTCGCTCGTCGACACCTTCCGGGCGGACGCCGGGTGGCGCGATGCGATTCCGTGGCAGGAGTTCCGCGAGGGCCGGGAGTTCAGCGATCCGAGCCCCTCCAACGGGAGTTTCGCCCGCCGGTACGCCCCACGGCGACACGACGCGAGGGGTGCGTCCCTGCTCGTGGCTCCCGACAACGCCGAGGGGGCTGTCATCGAGCGCCTCGACGCCGCCGAGCGGTCGATCGATGTCGTCCAGGCCGGCGTCGGCGGGGTCAACCAGTCGTTCGTCCGGGCGCTGAAACGCGCCGCCGACAGGGGTGTCGAGGTGCGACTGTTGCTCTCGCGAGCGTGGTACGCCGTCGAGGAGAATCAAGCAGTCGCCGACCGACTCGAACGATGGGCAACTGAGGCGGGGGCGTCACTGTCAGTTCGACTGGCCCGGCCTCGCGACCGATTCGGCAAGATCCACGCCAAGGGCGTTGTCGTCGACGGCGAGACGGTGCTGGTGGGCAGCCTCAACTGGAACGACCACTCGGCGCGGGAGAACCGCGAGGTCGTCGTCGCGCTGGCGGGGCAGGGACCCGCCGGATACTTCGGTCGTGTCTTCGCCGACGACTGGCAGGCGGCCGTCTGGCGGCTGTCCGTTGGCCTCTCCGTGGTCGTGGCCGTGGCAGCCCTCGGGGCGGTTCTCATCGGTCGACGTATCGAATTCGCCGACGCCACCGGAACCACCGGCGAGGACAGGCTTCTGGCGGAGGATTTCGGCGAACTACCCGATCGAGAGTTCTGA
- a CDS encoding pyridoxal phosphate-dependent aminotransferase — MHMDFAERVTRVEPSATIAISNLAAELEANGVDVVDLSVGEPDFDTPENVKDAAKEAMDAGNTGYTPSDGIPELKDAIVEKLHADGLTQYESENVLVTPGGKQALYEVFQSLIDDGDEVCLLDPAWVSYEAMVKLAGGSLTRVDTAAHDFDLEPALDDLAATVSDETEILVVNSPGNPHGSVYSDAALEGVRDLAVEHDITVISDEIYKEITYDGREATSLGTLEGMADRTITLNGFSKAYAMTGWRLGYFAGPEELVGQAGKLHSHSVTCAVNFVQHAGVEALRNTDETIEEMCAAFEQRRDMLVDLFAEHGKDVPEPEGAFYMMLPVDGDDQDWAEKAVEQAHVATVPGSPFGTPGYVRLSYAASRERLREGVERLAEADLL, encoded by the coding sequence ATACACATGGACTTCGCCGAACGCGTCACACGAGTCGAACCGAGCGCGACCATCGCGATCAGCAACCTCGCCGCCGAGTTGGAGGCCAACGGCGTCGATGTCGTCGACCTGAGCGTGGGCGAACCGGACTTCGATACGCCCGAGAACGTCAAAGACGCCGCCAAGGAAGCCATGGATGCGGGCAACACTGGTTATACCCCCTCGGATGGCATCCCCGAACTCAAAGATGCCATCGTCGAGAAACTGCACGCCGACGGCCTCACCCAGTACGAGAGCGAGAACGTCCTCGTGACGCCGGGCGGCAAGCAGGCGCTGTACGAGGTCTTCCAGTCGCTGATCGACGACGGCGATGAGGTGTGTCTGCTCGATCCCGCGTGGGTCTCCTACGAGGCGATGGTCAAACTCGCGGGCGGGAGCCTGACTCGCGTCGACACCGCCGCCCACGACTTCGACCTCGAACCCGCGCTGGACGACCTCGCGGCGACCGTCTCCGACGAGACGGAGATCCTGGTGGTCAACTCGCCGGGCAACCCCCACGGGTCGGTGTACTCCGACGCCGCACTGGAGGGCGTCCGGGATCTCGCCGTCGAGCACGATATCACGGTGATCTCCGACGAAATCTACAAGGAGATTACCTACGACGGTCGGGAAGCGACGAGTCTGGGGACGCTTGAGGGGATGGCAGACCGGACGATCACGCTCAACGGCTTCTCGAAGGCCTACGCGATGACCGGCTGGCGGCTGGGCTATTTCGCCGGTCCCGAGGAGTTGGTCGGCCAGGCTGGGAAACTCCATTCCCATTCCGTGACCTGCGCAGTCAACTTCGTCCAGCACGCGGGTGTCGAAGCCCTCCGGAACACCGACGAGACCATCGAGGAGATGTGTGCGGCCTTCGAGCAGCGACGGGACATGCTCGTGGATCTGTTCGCCGAACACGGCAAGGACGTTCCCGAACCGGAAGGCGCGTTCTACATGATGCTCCCTGTCGATGGGGATGACCAGGACTGGGCCGAGAAAGCCGTCGAGCAAGCCCACGTCGCGACTGTCCCGGGAAGCCCATTCGGGACGCCGGGGTACGTCCGGCTCTCGTATGCGGCGAGTCGGGAACGACTTCGGGAAGGCGTCGAGCGATTGGCCGAAGCCGACTTGCTGTAG
- a CDS encoding NADH-quinone oxidoreductase subunit A, producing MSNPWIAIGALALVGLVVLLGMLATSALLRPSVPERSKRATYESGEVPTGGTRIQFNIQYYMVALLFVVFDIETVLIFPWTVIYSDAVEAVGLWRALAPMVAFIGILVVGLGWAWRNGAVRWVTSQRAGRQRIES from the coding sequence ATGAGCAATCCATGGATCGCAATCGGGGCGCTGGCGCTCGTCGGGCTGGTCGTCCTTCTGGGGATGCTGGCGACCTCGGCGTTACTCCGGCCGAGTGTGCCCGAACGAAGCAAGCGTGCCACCTACGAGAGCGGTGAGGTGCCGACCGGCGGGACCCGCATTCAGTTCAACATTCAATACTACATGGTCGCGTTGCTGTTCGTCGTCTTCGACATCGAGACCGTTCTCATCTTCCCCTGGACGGTCATCTACAGCGACGCCGTCGAGGCAGTCGGCCTCTGGCGTGCGCTCGCGCCGATGGTCGCGTTCATCGGCATTCTCGTCGTCGGTCTCGGCTGGGCGTGGCGCAACGGGGCCGTCAGATGGGTAACCAGTCAACGCGCGGGACGACAGCGGATCGAATCATAG
- a CDS encoding NADH-quinone oxidoreductase subunit B, translating into MSQNTHPTESTGTKSTREARMGEGVDDRFNSRLREALGSTPFILTKFDQFMNWARGSSMFMLQFGIACCSIEMMHTYSVKHDLDRFHAGVPRASPRQADVMIVPGTIVSKFAPRMKRVYDQVPEPKFTIGMGSCTISGGPFQEGYNVVKGAEEVIPIDIQIPGCPPRPEALIYGVAKLQERIANGESSPVVVKPYELEEFGDLEQDELVEKLTDQIDEDDLVMRYNWADSP; encoded by the coding sequence ATGAGCCAGAACACACATCCGACAGAGAGCACCGGCACGAAATCCACACGGGAGGCCCGGATGGGCGAGGGCGTCGACGATCGGTTCAACTCCCGGCTCCGTGAGGCGCTGGGCTCGACACCGTTCATCCTCACGAAGTTCGACCAGTTCATGAACTGGGCCCGGGGCTCGTCGATGTTCATGCTCCAGTTCGGGATCGCCTGTTGCTCGATCGAGATGATGCACACCTACTCGGTGAAACACGACCTCGATCGCTTCCACGCTGGCGTGCCACGGGCCTCCCCGCGGCAGGCCGACGTGATGATCGTCCCCGGGACGATCGTCTCGAAGTTCGCCCCCCGGATGAAGCGCGTCTACGATCAGGTCCCGGAGCCGAAGTTCACCATCGGGATGGGGTCGTGTACGATCTCCGGCGGCCCCTTCCAGGAGGGCTACAACGTCGTCAAGGGGGCCGAGGAGGTCATCCCGATCGACATCCAGATCCCCGGCTGTCCGCCCCGTCCCGAGGCACTGATCTACGGCGTCGCCAAACTCCAGGAGCGCATCGCCAACGGCGAGTCCTCGCCCGTGGTCGTCAAGCCCTACGAACTCGAGGAGTTCGGCGACTTAGAGCAGGACGAACTCGTCGAGAAACTCACAGATCAGATCGACGAGGACGATCTCGTCATGCGGTACAACTGGGCTGATTCGCCATGA